One Pseudomonas rhizophila DNA window includes the following coding sequences:
- a CDS encoding HD domain-containing phosphohydrolase, producing the protein MEDQSQDVPVRKPTVLLVDDEESILNSLRRLLRSQPYEILLADSGAKALEILKERPVDLVMTDARMPNMDGATLLAQIRKLYPSTLRILLTGYADVDMMTKAINEGQLYRYLSKPWNDEELVQALRQALAHQHSESERQRLEALNREQNEQLRILNTTLEKRVASRTAELQQTADMLDLAYDELKRSYVTGTEVFSLIANLRLPKAKQTNRQIIELIRVYSRLHFLDESTDRDLTMAAALYNIGKLSWTDNMMVTPADMLHHTELDLYRAYPKQSESLLMTLDPMKDAARIILHHQERWDGSGFPDHLRGEAIPFGSRLLKLAVDFIELQRGLILERQMNSDEALVYIRKYAGKLYDPGMVEDFIKACGEYLDDVTLSDPTVQVMTTRDLTAGMILARNLNADNGMLLLNAGKVLSAPLVEKLIAFEAMEGARYSVFVKIPEEADPSVPKPMLG; encoded by the coding sequence ATGGAAGATCAATCGCAGGATGTACCGGTCCGGAAGCCGACGGTACTGTTGGTCGATGATGAAGAGTCGATTCTCAATAGCCTGCGTCGGTTATTGCGCAGCCAGCCGTACGAAATCCTGCTGGCTGACAGTGGCGCCAAAGCCCTGGAAATCCTCAAGGAGCGGCCGGTCGACCTGGTCATGACCGATGCCCGCATGCCCAACATGGACGGCGCCACTTTGTTGGCGCAGATTCGCAAGCTTTATCCATCGACCTTGCGCATCCTGCTCACCGGTTATGCCGATGTGGACATGATGACCAAGGCCATCAACGAGGGGCAGTTGTATCGCTACCTCAGCAAACCCTGGAACGACGAGGAACTGGTGCAGGCCCTGCGTCAGGCCCTGGCGCACCAGCACTCCGAAAGCGAGCGCCAGCGCCTCGAAGCGCTGAACCGTGAACAGAACGAACAGCTGCGGATACTCAACACCACCCTGGAAAAACGCGTGGCGTCGCGCACCGCCGAGCTGCAGCAGACCGCCGACATGCTCGACCTGGCCTATGACGAGCTCAAGCGCAGCTATGTGACCGGCACCGAAGTGTTTTCGCTGATCGCCAACCTGCGCCTGCCCAAGGCCAAGCAGACCAACCGGCAGATCATCGAGCTGATCCGGGTCTACAGCAGGCTGCACTTTCTGGACGAGTCCACCGACCGCGACCTGACCATGGCCGCGGCGCTCTACAACATCGGCAAATTGAGCTGGACCGACAACATGATGGTCACGCCCGCCGACATGCTGCACCACACCGAGCTTGATCTCTACCGGGCCTATCCGAAGCAGAGCGAGTCGCTGCTGATGACCCTGGACCCGATGAAAGACGCCGCGCGCATCATCCTCCATCACCAGGAACGTTGGGACGGCAGCGGTTTTCCCGACCATCTGCGAGGCGAGGCCATTCCGTTCGGTTCGCGGCTGTTGAAACTGGCGGTGGACTTCATCGAACTGCAGCGCGGGTTGATCCTGGAGCGGCAGATGAACAGCGACGAGGCGCTGGTCTACATCCGCAAATACGCCGGCAAACTATACGACCCGGGCATGGTGGAGGACTTCATCAAGGCGTGTGGTGAATACCTGGACGACGTGACCTTGTCGGATCCGACGGTGCAGGTCATGACAACCCGCGACCTGACGGCCGGCATGATCCTGGCGCGCAACCTCAACGCCGACAACGGCATGCTGTTGCTCAACGCCGGCAAGGTGCTGAGCGCGCCTCTGGTGGAAAAGCTCATTGCTTTCGAAGCGATGGAAGGGGCGCGCTACAGCGTGTTCGTCAAAATCCCCGAAGAGGCAGACCCTTCGGTGCCGAAGCCGATGTTGGGGTGA
- a CDS encoding NUDIX hydrolase: MTTPIIRIAAALLIGPDGRTLLVRKRGTQAFMQPGGKIEAHEQPVQALARELDEELGLTIDPAQARYLGAFSAPAANEPGFVVQADVFLLSIDAPVSPAAEIEEVRWIDPASDSDLLLAPLTGEVILPFYRASLLETC, encoded by the coding sequence ATGACCACTCCCATCATCCGCATCGCCGCCGCTCTGTTGATCGGACCGGACGGCCGGACCTTACTGGTGCGCAAGCGCGGCACCCAGGCCTTCATGCAGCCGGGCGGCAAGATCGAGGCCCATGAGCAACCGGTCCAGGCCCTGGCCCGTGAGCTGGACGAAGAGCTTGGGCTGACGATTGATCCGGCACAGGCCCGTTACCTGGGGGCGTTCAGTGCCCCGGCCGCCAACGAGCCGGGTTTTGTCGTGCAGGCTGACGTTTTTTTACTGAGCATCGATGCGCCGGTTTCTCCCGCCGCCGAGATTGAAGAAGTGCGCTGGATCGACCCGGCCAGTGACAGCGATCTGCTGCTGGCGCCGTTGACAGGCGAGGTGATCCTGCCGTTTTATCGAGCCAGCCTTCTCGAGACGTGCTGA
- a CDS encoding EAL domain-containing protein, with protein sequence MSLPTERANRRILIVDDTPTIHEDFRKILSPHATPEDSLSSAEAALFGAPVAVASQSFVLDSAFQGMEALNKVESALAEGKPYAMAFIDMRMPPGWDGLETIERLWRVDPKLQVALCTAYSDYSWEDIAERLELGDRLLILKKPFDAIEIRQMASTLTVKWQMTEDAALKMDMLERAVQERTRELADANIIVQNSPTILYRLRGEPPFALMYISHNITKFGHAAAQLVNSPDWAQTLIHPDDQSKIDDAMVRVLNRDTAGASIEFRMRTGDGTFRWVENRYIPVRNEQGLLLEVEGIILDITERKLAEEKIALLARTDGLTGLANRATMIERLHQAFAAARRGAAPFAMFYLDLDHFKRINDTLGHPIGDLLLQEVAARIKGCTRENDVVARLGGDEFAILQLDVHEATHCAALAAKIRDALVAPYSLDGNEVRISVSIGISLYSSQSQSADSLMAQSDMALYRSKEKGRNQYHFHSEEINQEVTDRVALANDLRQAIENNELHLHYLPEVDLGTGKILGMGVQVRWNHPERGWLEPASFMPAAEKTGIIVGLGHWVLDQACQQMRQWRDQGMAPPVIAIDLCLTQLKTGPELIYDVLRTTARWELAPWDLRFDVTEATLAQTKWTHNDVLPRLCELGVQIAIDDFGTEYSSFDYLKTYRVNHLKLAQRFLDSANVDPENAMTLRAIINFARDVGIGIIAEGVETQEQRTTLMSSGGSMQAQGHYFSTAVDSGQASELLKAGTIVPVTDHWTRPASQLSESNP encoded by the coding sequence ATGAGCCTGCCGACGGAAAGGGCCAACCGGCGGATCCTGATCGTCGATGACACTCCGACGATCCACGAGGATTTTCGTAAGATCCTCAGCCCCCATGCTACCCCCGAGGACAGCCTGAGCAGCGCTGAAGCAGCCCTGTTCGGCGCGCCTGTGGCGGTTGCCAGTCAGAGTTTCGTGCTCGATTCGGCCTTCCAGGGCATGGAAGCCCTGAACAAGGTCGAATCTGCCTTGGCCGAGGGCAAACCCTACGCCATGGCGTTCATCGACATGCGTATGCCCCCTGGCTGGGACGGCCTTGAAACCATCGAACGGCTATGGCGCGTCGACCCCAAGCTGCAAGTGGCGCTGTGCACCGCCTATTCGGATTATTCCTGGGAAGACATCGCCGAGCGCCTCGAACTGGGCGACCGCCTGCTCATCCTGAAAAAACCCTTCGATGCCATCGAGATCCGCCAGATGGCCAGTACCCTGACCGTCAAATGGCAGATGACCGAAGACGCGGCGCTGAAAATGGACATGCTCGAACGCGCGGTGCAGGAGCGCACGCGGGAGCTGGCCGACGCCAACATCATCGTGCAGAACAGCCCGACCATCCTGTACCGCCTGCGTGGCGAGCCGCCGTTCGCGCTGATGTACATTTCCCACAACATCACCAAGTTCGGCCACGCGGCGGCGCAACTGGTCAACTCGCCGGACTGGGCGCAAACCCTGATCCATCCCGACGACCAAAGCAAGATCGACGACGCCATGGTCCGCGTCTTGAACCGCGACACAGCGGGGGCGTCCATCGAGTTCCGCATGCGCACGGGCGACGGCACGTTCCGCTGGGTGGAAAACCGCTACATTCCGGTGCGCAACGAACAGGGCCTGCTGCTGGAAGTGGAAGGCATCATTCTTGACATCACCGAACGCAAGCTGGCCGAGGAGAAAATCGCCCTGCTGGCCCGCACCGACGGCCTGACCGGGCTGGCCAACCGCGCCACCATGATCGAGCGCCTGCATCAAGCCTTTGCCGCGGCTCGCCGGGGAGCGGCGCCGTTTGCGATGTTTTACCTGGACCTGGACCATTTCAAGCGGATCAACGACACCCTGGGTCACCCGATCGGCGACCTGCTGCTGCAGGAGGTCGCCGCACGCATCAAGGGCTGTACCCGGGAAAACGACGTGGTAGCGCGCCTGGGTGGCGACGAGTTCGCCATCCTGCAACTGGATGTCCACGAAGCGACCCATTGCGCCGCCCTGGCCGCCAAGATCCGGGATGCCCTGGTGGCGCCCTATTCCCTGGACGGCAACGAAGTGCGGATCTCCGTGAGCATCGGCATCAGCCTGTATTCCTCCCAGAGCCAAAGCGCCGACAGCCTGATGGCACAGTCCGACATGGCCTTGTACCGGTCCAAGGAAAAGGGCCGCAACCAGTACCATTTCCATAGCGAGGAGATTAATCAGGAAGTCACCGACCGCGTCGCCCTGGCCAATGACCTGCGCCAGGCCATCGAAAACAACGAGCTGCATTTGCACTACCTGCCGGAGGTCGACCTGGGCACCGGCAAAATCCTGGGCATGGGCGTGCAAGTGCGCTGGAACCACCCTGAGCGCGGCTGGCTGGAGCCGGCGTCGTTCATGCCGGCCGCCGAGAAGACCGGGATCATCGTTGGCCTGGGGCATTGGGTGCTGGACCAGGCCTGTCAACAGATGCGCCAGTGGCGTGACCAGGGCATGGCGCCCCCGGTGATCGCCATCGACCTCTGCCTGACGCAACTCAAGACCGGTCCGGAGCTGATCTATGACGTGCTGCGCACCACCGCCCGCTGGGAACTGGCCCCTTGGGACCTGCGCTTTGACGTCACCGAGGCCACCCTGGCGCAAACCAAGTGGACCCACAACGACGTGCTGCCACGTCTGTGCGAACTGGGCGTACAAATTGCCATCGATGATTTCGGCACCGAGTACTCCTCGTTCGATTACCTCAAGACCTACCGGGTCAACCATCTCAAGCTCGCCCAACGGTTTCTCGACAGCGCCAACGTCGACCCCGAGAACGCAATGACGCTGCGAGCGATCATCAATTTCGCCCGGGATGTGGGCATCGGGATCATTGCCGAGGGCGTCGAAACCCAGGAGCAACGCACCACGCTGATGTCCAGCGGCGGGTCGATGCAGGCCCAGGGGCATTACTTCAGCACTGCCGTAGACAGTGGGCAAGCCAGCGAACTGCTCAAGGCCGGCACCATCGTTCCCGTGACGGACCATTGGACCCGGCCTGCCAGCCAGTTATCGGAGAGCAACCCATGA
- a CDS encoding GNAT family N-acetyltransferase, whose translation MWIERLDANHALAYRELMLEAYDRHPQAFTSSVRERALMPLSWWEGRLTGKLDVVLGAFEAGTLAGIVGLAFEPREKARHKATLFGMYVSAEFRQRGLGYELVQAVLAEAQSHPALKLIQLTVTAGNEAAFKLYQRCGFIQFGLEPLAVRVGEDYFDKIHMWRQISMPEIKGEEVDSPLS comes from the coding sequence ATGTGGATTGAGCGTTTGGATGCCAATCACGCCTTGGCCTACCGCGAGCTGATGCTTGAAGCCTACGATCGCCATCCGCAGGCGTTCACTTCCAGTGTGCGGGAGCGGGCGCTGATGCCGTTGAGTTGGTGGGAAGGGCGGTTGACCGGCAAGCTTGATGTGGTGCTGGGTGCGTTCGAAGCAGGAACATTGGCCGGCATCGTTGGCCTGGCTTTCGAACCGAGGGAAAAGGCCCGCCACAAGGCAACACTGTTTGGCATGTATGTGTCGGCCGAATTTCGTCAGCGCGGCTTGGGTTATGAGCTGGTACAAGCTGTACTGGCCGAAGCGCAAAGCCACCCTGCACTGAAACTCATCCAGCTCACCGTTACCGCCGGCAATGAGGCCGCCTTCAAGTTGTACCAGCGCTGCGGTTTCATCCAGTTCGGGCTTGAACCTTTAGCGGTGCGGGTGGGCGAGGATTATTTCGACAAAATCCACATGTGGCGCCAGATATCGATGCCTGAGATCAAGGGCGAAGAGGTCGATTCGCCCTTGTCCTGA
- a CDS encoding LysE family translocator, with the protein MIPLPDLLIFAAAALLMVLTPGPNMIYLISRSICQGRKAGVTSLLGVVAGFFVHMFAAAAGLTAVFLAVPMAYEVLKWAGALYLLWLAWQAVKPGARSPFQAQQLPVDSTRKLITMGFLTSALNPKIAVFYLSVFPQFISPEHGSLFTQSIILGLTQISVSFSVNLLIALFAAGIASWFVHNPTWLAAQRYFMGFVLGALALRLMLEQRRTA; encoded by the coding sequence ATGATTCCATTGCCGGACCTGCTGATTTTCGCCGCCGCCGCGTTGCTGATGGTGCTCACGCCCGGCCCGAACATGATCTACCTGATTTCCCGTTCGATCTGCCAGGGCCGCAAGGCCGGCGTCACCTCCCTGCTGGGGGTGGTGGCTGGCTTCTTCGTGCACATGTTTGCCGCGGCGGCGGGGCTGACGGCGGTGTTCCTGGCGGTGCCCATGGCCTATGAGGTGTTGAAATGGGCCGGCGCGCTGTACCTGTTGTGGCTGGCCTGGCAGGCAGTCAAGCCCGGCGCACGTTCGCCGTTCCAGGCCCAGCAACTGCCGGTGGACTCGACGCGCAAGCTGATCACCATGGGGTTCCTCACCAGTGCCCTGAATCCAAAGATTGCAGTGTTTTACCTGTCGGTGTTCCCGCAGTTCATCAGTCCGGAACACGGCTCGTTGTTCACCCAGAGCATCATCCTCGGGCTGACCCAGATCAGCGTCAGTTTCAGCGTCAACCTGCTGATTGCCTTGTTCGCCGCCGGCATTGCCTCCTGGTTCGTCCATAACCCCACCTGGTTGGCGGCGCAGCGCTACTTCATGGGGTTTGTGCTCGGCGCGCTGGCGTTGCGCCTGATGCTTGAACAGCGCAGGACGGCGTGA